The DNA region TCATTCGCTTGGCAAATTGCATCCGGAATGGTGTGAAAATTagacgtcatatttttagTAACATTCGAACCTATAGGAATACCTGTCTGGAAAAGGATTAGTTCATCGTGACCTGGCCTGTCGGAACGTTCTCGTTTGCAAAGATAAACTACTCAAAGTTTCTGACTTTGGACTTACGAGATCTGTCTATCAAGACGGTTTGTACAGTCAAAAGACCACAAGACGTCTTCCCCTTCGTTGGATGTCTATCGAAGCCATAACACACCGTCTCTTCTCTGAGCAGAGCGACGtgtaaattaaaattttgacTTGTTGTGCAATTTGTGCTTCAACGCTGTTTCTCTGTAGATGGTCTTTCGGAGTGGTTTTGTGGGAAATACGTACTCTTGGTAAGCTTATCTTTACCGTCTTTTCAGTTCAAAAGTATTTTATTTCAGGCTCATTCCCTTATCCTTGCGTTTCCACTGAAAAACTTTTGTCGCATTTGCGTAGCGGCAGCCGGTTAGCCTGCCCAGAAAACTGCTCCGCTGAGCTGTTAGTATTATTGATCGCACTCAGCTAGCTTTTCGACTAGCTCTTTTctattctttcttttaggtacAATATAATGTCTGCATGCTGGTCTTCCGATTCTGAAAAGCGGCCAACGTTCAGCCGTCTTACGCAGTTTCTGGGAAAAATGCTTGAAGCCGAAAATCAAAGCCAATACATTGTTTTTGATGCTATCAGtttactttcttctttcagcaTAGACTCGCAAAGCGGAACAAGGGCAGACTGCAAGAATGGGGATAGTGAAGACAATTCCTTCACGCAGATAGACGATGCCAAGGAAGTCAGATATGTGGACGATTCCTCTGCACCATTATTCAAGGAAACCAAATTGTGAGATGTAATAATTAAGGAGCAAAACAGCATTACCGTTTTTCGTGCCGCCTATTTATGTATTAGCTTTGCGACTATAACTGTGTATGGCTAGATAAGTACGTGTGTTGATGTTTCTTGTTGTTTCCTTTTTGCCTTATTGCCTTGTTTCATCGAACTTCTAAGTAAGGCGAGAGTTCtaaggaaaaggaggaaaggAAGTTTGTCATTTTCAGCTTTGTTTGTAGCCCCGTCACACTTGcatattaaataaaattgcaTTTGCAAAGCATGTGACAGCTGTCCTCTGCATGAGCGTTTTATCGGACATGTAGACGGTTTTTTGCTCTTCCTCCAAAACCAACGTACCCTATAATATACGACATATGTAGCAAATAATTTGGGATTACTCAGTCTTGGTGCTACTCGAGCGGAACCTTCGGCGTTGCTCGTTGTACGACTTCAACTAGGACAGGCCTACTACTTCCTTCATAGCACTGCAGCATTcacctttctttttctgtgcGTCATTTCCGTTGAACTTCATAGTCCAGTCAATTGGCCCATCCTCCGCTACAGCCTGAGTTTGCACACTCTCGCATTTTATAGGCAGCTGCCTCATCTGCCTGTGCGTCATTTTCCTCTCTCTTTGTCTCAGGTGACATAATAGATACATCCTGGTCATCTCTACTTTACCATATCCGggcttcctttcttttcttttcgtcgtttctcggcGTGGAGACGTGATGTCGTCTATTACAAGGAACGAATGGGTGTATCTAAGAAAGGAGATGTGTTCGTAAGCTTTGACGAAGCGAATAGATAGCgcgattttgtgaaaaaCGATTCGAAAGCGAATTCCGACACTTCTCAGTCAGTTAGAGGCATCGCGAACGTTTTCCTAGCTCGATATTAGCACAGTTTGCAGGTAAATCTTGTagacaaagagaacgagCGAAAGCTGCGAATGGCGAGCAATAGTCTACACGAAGCTTCAGAcggtgaaagaaaaagaaaatggcgACCTTGCGTATGACTTTActcgttttaattaataaagcgGTAT from Oscarella lobularis chromosome 19, ooOscLobu1.1, whole genome shotgun sequence includes:
- the LOC136198383 gene encoding tyrosine-protein kinase receptor torso-like, translating into MDEDFSDMKAIDRDEGGAEKKCEPELNSRNLLSFAWQIASGMEYLSGKGLVHRDLACRNVLVCKDKLLKVSDFGLTRSVYQDGLYSQKTTRRLPLRWMSIEAITHRLFSEQSDVWSFGVVLWEIRTLGSFPYPCVSTEKLLSHLRSGSRLACPENCSAELYNIMSACWSSDSEKRPTFSRLTQFLGKMLEAENQSQYIVFDAISLLSSFSIDSQSGTRADCKNGDSEDNSFTQIDDAKEVRYVDDSSAPLFKETKL